A single region of the Salvia miltiorrhiza cultivar Shanhuang (shh) chromosome 8, IMPLAD_Smil_shh, whole genome shotgun sequence genome encodes:
- the LOC130999276 gene encoding pentatricopeptide repeat-containing protein At1g62670, mitochondrial-like isoform X2, translated as MRSNHAAMFLGRILSNSSSKFSTFDNATHQIRCFSSYPRFDFECIREPNDAVALFRDMMRTEPLPSVILFTKLLSAVVKLKQYSAALHLFEKMLQRDAPVNHYTLNIAIDCYCRLKRPDFGFAILGSFFKRGFEPTVVTFNTLVKSLLFVGRIPEAAKLLGKLSAYQLCEPDEYTYNTIINGLCKAGDILQAIDLLCSLEKGKGSCKPNVYAYSAVIDGLCKEGKVDDALQLFSSLGDKGISPNVVTYNSIIEGLCNRRRMDKAEHVLKKMIADMVCPDVWTCNIFVDAWCRDGKVEDAEHMLISMKEIDVQPDIVTYNALMNGYCMLGKLDEAERVFQLALSSGMKPDIISYNSLMNGYCKEGRVDEVSHLFTIIPAQRLKHDVVCYTIMLEALFREGKCEDGLKLFKEMEALQLFPDIRTYNILLDGLCSAHRISEAFSVLHTMEDKGIVPNIVIYSILMEGLCNDNKVREAKDLFDKLPSKGLQPEVITYNILIGALGERGQIKEAKDLFHELPSKGLQPDTRTYNILIGALCKEGQIEEAKDLFHELPSKGLQPDVITYNILIGALGERGQIKEAKNLFHELPSKGLQPDTRTYNILIGALCKEGQIEEAKDLFHELPSKGLQPDVITYNILIGALGERGQIKEAKDLLHELPSKGLQPDVITYNILIGALGESGQIKEAKNLFHELPSKGLQPDTRTYNILIGALCKEGQIEEAKDLFHELPSKGLQPDVITYNILIGALGERGQIKEAKDLLHELPSKGLQPDVITYNILIGALGERGQIKEAKNLFHELPSKGLQPDTRTYNILIGALCKEGQIEEAKDLFHELPSKGLQPDVITYNILIGALGERGQIKEAKDLFHELPSKGLQSDTRTYNILIGALCKEGHIEKAKDLFHELPSKGLQPDVITYNILIGALGERGLIKEAKDLFHELPSKGLQPDTRTYNILIGALCKEGQIEETKDLFHELPSKGLQPDVITYNILIGALGERGQIKEAKDLFHELPSKGLQPDVITYTILIDALCEEGQIEEAKDLMTQMCWKRWIQEDAHLTKLHIRC; from the exons ATGAGGTCTAACCACGCCGCCATGTTTCTCGGTAGAATCTTGTCGAATTCTTCATCTAAATTCTCCACTTTTGATAATGCCACCCACCAAATTAGATGCTTCTCCTCCTATCCCAGATTCGATTTTGAATGTATACGTGAGCCCAATGATGCCGTCGCTCTATTTCGGGATATGATGAGAACGGAGCCGCTTCCTTCTGTTATTCTTTTCACGAAATTGCTGAGTGCTGTGGTCAAGCTGAAACAATACTCTGCTGCACTTCATCTGTTCGAAAAAATGCTTCAAAGGGATGCTCCTGTAAATCACTACACGTTGAATATTGCGATTGATTGCTATTGCCGACTCAAAAGGCCTGATTTTGGGTTTGCCATCTTAGGCAGTTTTTTCAAGCGTGGGTTCGAGCCTACTGTGGTAACCTTCAACACTCTCGTGAAAAGCCTTCTGTTTGTTGGAAGGATCCCAGAGGCAGCTAAATTGTTGGGGAAGCTGTCGGCCTACCAACTGTGTGAGCCCGATGAGTATACATATAATACTATAATTAATGGGTTATGCAAAGCTGGAGATATTCTACAGGCGATTGATTTGCTCTGCTCATtggaaaaaggaaaagggaGCTGCAAACCCAATGTCTATGCTTACAGTGCAGTCATTGATGGTCTATGCAAGGAAGGAAAGGTGGACGATGCTCTCCAACTCTTCTCCTCTTTGGGTGATAAGGGGATTTCACCCAATGTTGTGACATATAATTCAATAATTGAGGGGTTATGCAATAGGAGAAGAATGGACAAGGCTGAACACGTTTTGAAGAAGATGATAGCTGATATGGTCTGCCCAGATGTGTGGACGTGTAATATCTTTGTGGATGCTTGGTGCAGAGATGGAAAGGTGGAAGATGCCGAGCATATGTTGATATCTATGAAGGAGATTGATGTTCAACCCGACATTGTCACATACAACGCATTGATGAATGGATATTGTATGCTAGGAAAACTGGACGAAGCTGAACGCGTTTTCCAATTGGCACTGAGCTCTGGAATGAAGCCCGATATCATAAGCTACAATAGCTTGATGAACGGGTATTGCAAAGAGGGGCGAGTCGATGAAGTTTCACATCTTTTTACCATAATTCCCGCTCAAAGATTAAAGCACGATGTGGTTTGTTATACCATAATGCTAGAGGCCTTATTTCGTGAAGGCAAATGCGAAGATGGCTTGAAGCTGTTCAAAGAAATGGAAGCTCTACAACTGTTTCCGGATATAAGGACTTATAATATCTTGTTGGATGGTCTATGCAGTGCTCATCGTATCAGTGAAGCATTTTCTGTGTTGCATACCATGGAAGATAAAGGCATCGTTCCAAACATAGTAATATATAGTATCCTCATGGAGGGATTGTGCAACGACAACAAAGTCAGAGAAGCAAAAGATCTGTTCGACAAGCTTCCATCCAAAGGTTTGCAGCCTGAAGTCATAACATATAATATTCTCATTGGTGCACTTGGTGAAAGAGGGCAGATAAAGGAGGCTAAAGATCTGTTCCATGAGCTTCCATCCAAAGGTTTGCAGCCTGACACCAGAACATATAATATTCTCATTGGTGCACTTTGCAAAGAAGGGCAGATAGAGGAGGCTAAAGATCTGTTCCATGAGCTCCCATCCAAAGGTTTGCAGCCTGACGTCATAACATATAATATTCTCATTGGTGCACTTGGTGAAAGAGGGCAGATAAAGGAGGCTAAAAATCTGTTCCATGAGCTTCCATCCAAAGGTTTGCAGCCTGACACCAGAACATATAATATTCTCATTGGTGCACTTTGCAAAGAAGGGCAGATAGAGGAGGCTAAAGATCTGTTCCATGAGCTCCCATCCAAAGGTTTGCAGCCTGACGTCATAACATATAATATTCTCATTGGTGCACTTGGTGAAAGAGGGCAGATAAAGGAGGCTAAAGATCTGTTACATGAGCTTCCATCCAAAGGTTTGCAGCCTGACGTCATAACATATAATATTCTCATTGGTGCACTTGGTGAAAGTGGGCAGATAAAGGAGGCTAAAAATCTGTTCCATGAGCTTCCATCCAAAGGTTTGCAGCCTGACACCAGAACATATAATATTCTCATTGGTGCACTTTGCAAAGAAGGGCAGATAGAGGAGGCTAAAGATCTGTTCCATGAGCTCCCATCCAAAGGTTTGCAGCCTGACGTCATAACATATAATATTCTCATTGGTGCACTTGGTGAAAGAGGGCAGATAAAGGAGGCTAAAGATCTGTTACATGAGCTTCCATCCAAAGGTTTGCAGCCTGACGTCATAACATATAATATTCTCATTGGTGCACTTGGTGAAAGAGGGCAGATAAAGGAGGCTAAAAATCTGTTCCATGAGCTTCCATCCAAAGGTTTGCAGCCTGACACCAGAACATATAATATTCTCATTGGTGCACTTTGCAAAGAAGGGCAGATAGAGGAGGCTAAAGATCTGTTCCATGAGCTCCCATCCAAAGGTTTGCAGCCTGACGTCATAACATATAATATTCTCATTGGTGCACTTGGTGAAAGAGGGCAGATAAAGGAGGCTAAAGATCTGTTCCATGAGCTTCCATCCAAAGGTTTGCAGTCTGACACCAGAACATATAATATTCTCATTGGTGCACTTTGCAAAGAAGGGCACATAGAGAAGGCTAAAGATCTGTTCCATGAGCTCCCATCCAAAGGTTTGCAGCCTGACGTTATAACATATAATATTCTCATTGGTGCACTTGGTGAAAGAGGGCTGATAAAGGAGGCTAAAGATCTGTTCCATGAGCTCCCATCCAAAGGTTTGCAGCCTGACACCAGAACATATAATATTCTCATTGGTGCACTTTGCAAAGAAGGGCAGATAGAGGAGACTAAAGATCTGTTCCATGAGCTCCCATCCAAAGGTTTGCAGCCTGACGTCATAACATATAATATTCTCATTGGTGCACTTGGTGAAAGAGGGCAGATAAAGGAGGCTAAAGATCTGTTCCATGAGCTTCCATCCAAAGGTTTGCAGCCGGACGTCATAACTTATACAATCCTTATCGATGCACTTTGTGAGGAAGGGCAGATAGAGGAGGCTAAGGATTTGATGACGCAAATG TGTTGGAAGAGATGGATTCAAGAGGATGCACACTTGACAAAACTGCATATTCGATGTTAA
- the LOC130999276 gene encoding pentatricopeptide repeat-containing protein At1g62670, mitochondrial-like isoform X1, protein MRSNHAAMFLGRILSNSSSKFSTFDNATHQIRCFSSYPRFDFECIREPNDAVALFRDMMRTEPLPSVILFTKLLSAVVKLKQYSAALHLFEKMLQRDAPVNHYTLNIAIDCYCRLKRPDFGFAILGSFFKRGFEPTVVTFNTLVKSLLFVGRIPEAAKLLGKLSAYQLCEPDEYTYNTIINGLCKAGDILQAIDLLCSLEKGKGSCKPNVYAYSAVIDGLCKEGKVDDALQLFSSLGDKGISPNVVTYNSIIEGLCNRRRMDKAEHVLKKMIADMVCPDVWTCNIFVDAWCRDGKVEDAEHMLISMKEIDVQPDIVTYNALMNGYCMLGKLDEAERVFQLALSSGMKPDIISYNSLMNGYCKEGRVDEVSHLFTIIPAQRLKHDVVCYTIMLEALFREGKCEDGLKLFKEMEALQLFPDIRTYNILLDGLCSAHRISEAFSVLHTMEDKGIVPNIVIYSILMEGLCNDNKVREAKDLFDKLPSKGLQPEVITYNILIGALGERGQIKEAKDLFHELPSKGLQPDTRTYNILIGALCKEGQIEEAKDLFHELPSKGLQPDVITYNILIGALGERGQIKEAKNLFHELPSKGLQPDTRTYNILIGALCKEGQIEEAKDLFHELPSKGLQPDVITYNILIGALGERGQIKEAKDLLHELPSKGLQPDVITYNILIGALGESGQIKEAKNLFHELPSKGLQPDTRTYNILIGALCKEGQIEEAKDLFHELPSKGLQPDVITYNILIGALGERGQIKEAKDLLHELPSKGLQPDVITYNILIGALGERGQIKEAKNLFHELPSKGLQPDTRTYNILIGALCKEGQIEEAKDLFHELPSKGLQPDVITYNILIGALGERGQIKEAKDLFHELPSKGLQSDTRTYNILIGALCKEGHIEKAKDLFHELPSKGLQPDVITYNILIGALGERGLIKEAKDLFHELPSKGLQPDTRTYNILIGALCKEGQIEETKDLFHELPSKGLQPDVITYNILIGALGERGQIKEAKDLFHELPSKGLQPDVITYTILIDALCEEGQIEEAKDLMTQMVSNSCLPNSVTYNVFVRGLLKMNKMLDAMPVLEEMDSRGCTLDKTAYSMLIEAVKWEVVGTVGGIVYLDWELLSYAP, encoded by the exons ATGAGGTCTAACCACGCCGCCATGTTTCTCGGTAGAATCTTGTCGAATTCTTCATCTAAATTCTCCACTTTTGATAATGCCACCCACCAAATTAGATGCTTCTCCTCCTATCCCAGATTCGATTTTGAATGTATACGTGAGCCCAATGATGCCGTCGCTCTATTTCGGGATATGATGAGAACGGAGCCGCTTCCTTCTGTTATTCTTTTCACGAAATTGCTGAGTGCTGTGGTCAAGCTGAAACAATACTCTGCTGCACTTCATCTGTTCGAAAAAATGCTTCAAAGGGATGCTCCTGTAAATCACTACACGTTGAATATTGCGATTGATTGCTATTGCCGACTCAAAAGGCCTGATTTTGGGTTTGCCATCTTAGGCAGTTTTTTCAAGCGTGGGTTCGAGCCTACTGTGGTAACCTTCAACACTCTCGTGAAAAGCCTTCTGTTTGTTGGAAGGATCCCAGAGGCAGCTAAATTGTTGGGGAAGCTGTCGGCCTACCAACTGTGTGAGCCCGATGAGTATACATATAATACTATAATTAATGGGTTATGCAAAGCTGGAGATATTCTACAGGCGATTGATTTGCTCTGCTCATtggaaaaaggaaaagggaGCTGCAAACCCAATGTCTATGCTTACAGTGCAGTCATTGATGGTCTATGCAAGGAAGGAAAGGTGGACGATGCTCTCCAACTCTTCTCCTCTTTGGGTGATAAGGGGATTTCACCCAATGTTGTGACATATAATTCAATAATTGAGGGGTTATGCAATAGGAGAAGAATGGACAAGGCTGAACACGTTTTGAAGAAGATGATAGCTGATATGGTCTGCCCAGATGTGTGGACGTGTAATATCTTTGTGGATGCTTGGTGCAGAGATGGAAAGGTGGAAGATGCCGAGCATATGTTGATATCTATGAAGGAGATTGATGTTCAACCCGACATTGTCACATACAACGCATTGATGAATGGATATTGTATGCTAGGAAAACTGGACGAAGCTGAACGCGTTTTCCAATTGGCACTGAGCTCTGGAATGAAGCCCGATATCATAAGCTACAATAGCTTGATGAACGGGTATTGCAAAGAGGGGCGAGTCGATGAAGTTTCACATCTTTTTACCATAATTCCCGCTCAAAGATTAAAGCACGATGTGGTTTGTTATACCATAATGCTAGAGGCCTTATTTCGTGAAGGCAAATGCGAAGATGGCTTGAAGCTGTTCAAAGAAATGGAAGCTCTACAACTGTTTCCGGATATAAGGACTTATAATATCTTGTTGGATGGTCTATGCAGTGCTCATCGTATCAGTGAAGCATTTTCTGTGTTGCATACCATGGAAGATAAAGGCATCGTTCCAAACATAGTAATATATAGTATCCTCATGGAGGGATTGTGCAACGACAACAAAGTCAGAGAAGCAAAAGATCTGTTCGACAAGCTTCCATCCAAAGGTTTGCAGCCTGAAGTCATAACATATAATATTCTCATTGGTGCACTTGGTGAAAGAGGGCAGATAAAGGAGGCTAAAGATCTGTTCCATGAGCTTCCATCCAAAGGTTTGCAGCCTGACACCAGAACATATAATATTCTCATTGGTGCACTTTGCAAAGAAGGGCAGATAGAGGAGGCTAAAGATCTGTTCCATGAGCTCCCATCCAAAGGTTTGCAGCCTGACGTCATAACATATAATATTCTCATTGGTGCACTTGGTGAAAGAGGGCAGATAAAGGAGGCTAAAAATCTGTTCCATGAGCTTCCATCCAAAGGTTTGCAGCCTGACACCAGAACATATAATATTCTCATTGGTGCACTTTGCAAAGAAGGGCAGATAGAGGAGGCTAAAGATCTGTTCCATGAGCTCCCATCCAAAGGTTTGCAGCCTGACGTCATAACATATAATATTCTCATTGGTGCACTTGGTGAAAGAGGGCAGATAAAGGAGGCTAAAGATCTGTTACATGAGCTTCCATCCAAAGGTTTGCAGCCTGACGTCATAACATATAATATTCTCATTGGTGCACTTGGTGAAAGTGGGCAGATAAAGGAGGCTAAAAATCTGTTCCATGAGCTTCCATCCAAAGGTTTGCAGCCTGACACCAGAACATATAATATTCTCATTGGTGCACTTTGCAAAGAAGGGCAGATAGAGGAGGCTAAAGATCTGTTCCATGAGCTCCCATCCAAAGGTTTGCAGCCTGACGTCATAACATATAATATTCTCATTGGTGCACTTGGTGAAAGAGGGCAGATAAAGGAGGCTAAAGATCTGTTACATGAGCTTCCATCCAAAGGTTTGCAGCCTGACGTCATAACATATAATATTCTCATTGGTGCACTTGGTGAAAGAGGGCAGATAAAGGAGGCTAAAAATCTGTTCCATGAGCTTCCATCCAAAGGTTTGCAGCCTGACACCAGAACATATAATATTCTCATTGGTGCACTTTGCAAAGAAGGGCAGATAGAGGAGGCTAAAGATCTGTTCCATGAGCTCCCATCCAAAGGTTTGCAGCCTGACGTCATAACATATAATATTCTCATTGGTGCACTTGGTGAAAGAGGGCAGATAAAGGAGGCTAAAGATCTGTTCCATGAGCTTCCATCCAAAGGTTTGCAGTCTGACACCAGAACATATAATATTCTCATTGGTGCACTTTGCAAAGAAGGGCACATAGAGAAGGCTAAAGATCTGTTCCATGAGCTCCCATCCAAAGGTTTGCAGCCTGACGTTATAACATATAATATTCTCATTGGTGCACTTGGTGAAAGAGGGCTGATAAAGGAGGCTAAAGATCTGTTCCATGAGCTCCCATCCAAAGGTTTGCAGCCTGACACCAGAACATATAATATTCTCATTGGTGCACTTTGCAAAGAAGGGCAGATAGAGGAGACTAAAGATCTGTTCCATGAGCTCCCATCCAAAGGTTTGCAGCCTGACGTCATAACATATAATATTCTCATTGGTGCACTTGGTGAAAGAGGGCAGATAAAGGAGGCTAAAGATCTGTTCCATGAGCTTCCATCCAAAGGTTTGCAGCCGGACGTCATAACTTATACAATCCTTATCGATGCACTTTGTGAGGAAGGGCAGATAGAGGAGGCTAAGGATTTGATGACGCAAATGGTAAGCAACAGTTGCTTGCCTAATAGTGTAACATACAATGTTTTTGTTCGAGGTCTTCTCAAAATGAACAAGATGCTTGATGCAATGCCAGTGTTGGAAGAGATGGATTCAAGAGGATGCACACTTGACAAAACTGCATATTCGATGTTAATTGAAGCTGTGAAATGGGAAG TTGTAGGCACTGTTGGTGGGATTGTTTACTTGGATTGGGAGTTGCTCAGCTATGCACCTTGA
- the LOC130999276 gene encoding pentatricopeptide repeat-containing protein At1g62670, mitochondrial-like isoform X3 encodes MRSNHAAMFLGRILSNSSSKFSTFDNATHQIRCFSSYPRFDFECIREPNDAVALFRDMMRTEPLPSVILFTKLLSAVVKLKQYSAALHLFEKMLQRDAPVNHYTLNIAIDCYCRLKRPDFGFAILGSFFKRGFEPTVVTFNTLVKSLLFVGRIPEAAKLLGKLSAYQLCEPDEYTYNTIINGLCKAGDILQAIDLLCSLEKGKGSCKPNVYAYSAVIDGLCKEGKVDDALQLFSSLGDKGISPNVVTYNSIIEGLCNRRRMDKAEHVLKKMIADMVCPDVWTCNIFVDAWCRDGKVEDAEHMLISMKEIDVQPDIVTYNALMNGYCMLGKLDEAERVFQLALSSGMKPDIISYNSLMNGYCKEGRVDEVSHLFTIIPAQRLKHDVVCYTIMLEALFREGKCEDGLKLFKEMEALQLFPDIRTYNILLDGLCSAHRISEAFSVLHTMEDKGIVPNIVIYSILMEGLCNDNKVREAKDLFDKLPSKGLQPEVITYNILIGALGERGQIKEAKDLFHELPSKGLQPDTRTYNILIGALCKEGQIEEAKDLFHELPSKGLQPDVITYNILIGALGERGQIKEAKNLFHELPSKGLQPDTRTYNILIGALCKEGQIEEAKDLFHELPSKGLQPDVITYNILIGALGERGQIKEAKDLLHELPSKGLQPDVITYNILIGALGESGQIKEAKNLFHELPSKGLQPDTRTYNILIGALCKEGQIEEAKDLFHELPSKGLQPDVITYNILIGALGERGQIKEAKDLLHELPSKGLQPDVITYNILIGALGERGQIKEAKNLFHELPSKGLQPDTRTYNILIGALCKEGQIEEAKDLFHELPSKGLQPDVITYNILIGALGERGQIKEAKDLFHELPSKGLQPDVITYNILIGALGERGQIKEAKDLFHELPSKGLQPDVITYTILIDALCEEGQIEEAKDLMTQMVSNSCLPNSVTYNVFVRGLLKMNKMLDAMPVLEEMDSRGCTLDKTAYSMLIEAVKWEGKDSVLFNKVKKLIPKDFYSS; translated from the exons ATGAGGTCTAACCACGCCGCCATGTTTCTCGGTAGAATCTTGTCGAATTCTTCATCTAAATTCTCCACTTTTGATAATGCCACCCACCAAATTAGATGCTTCTCCTCCTATCCCAGATTCGATTTTGAATGTATACGTGAGCCCAATGATGCCGTCGCTCTATTTCGGGATATGATGAGAACGGAGCCGCTTCCTTCTGTTATTCTTTTCACGAAATTGCTGAGTGCTGTGGTCAAGCTGAAACAATACTCTGCTGCACTTCATCTGTTCGAAAAAATGCTTCAAAGGGATGCTCCTGTAAATCACTACACGTTGAATATTGCGATTGATTGCTATTGCCGACTCAAAAGGCCTGATTTTGGGTTTGCCATCTTAGGCAGTTTTTTCAAGCGTGGGTTCGAGCCTACTGTGGTAACCTTCAACACTCTCGTGAAAAGCCTTCTGTTTGTTGGAAGGATCCCAGAGGCAGCTAAATTGTTGGGGAAGCTGTCGGCCTACCAACTGTGTGAGCCCGATGAGTATACATATAATACTATAATTAATGGGTTATGCAAAGCTGGAGATATTCTACAGGCGATTGATTTGCTCTGCTCATtggaaaaaggaaaagggaGCTGCAAACCCAATGTCTATGCTTACAGTGCAGTCATTGATGGTCTATGCAAGGAAGGAAAGGTGGACGATGCTCTCCAACTCTTCTCCTCTTTGGGTGATAAGGGGATTTCACCCAATGTTGTGACATATAATTCAATAATTGAGGGGTTATGCAATAGGAGAAGAATGGACAAGGCTGAACACGTTTTGAAGAAGATGATAGCTGATATGGTCTGCCCAGATGTGTGGACGTGTAATATCTTTGTGGATGCTTGGTGCAGAGATGGAAAGGTGGAAGATGCCGAGCATATGTTGATATCTATGAAGGAGATTGATGTTCAACCCGACATTGTCACATACAACGCATTGATGAATGGATATTGTATGCTAGGAAAACTGGACGAAGCTGAACGCGTTTTCCAATTGGCACTGAGCTCTGGAATGAAGCCCGATATCATAAGCTACAATAGCTTGATGAACGGGTATTGCAAAGAGGGGCGAGTCGATGAAGTTTCACATCTTTTTACCATAATTCCCGCTCAAAGATTAAAGCACGATGTGGTTTGTTATACCATAATGCTAGAGGCCTTATTTCGTGAAGGCAAATGCGAAGATGGCTTGAAGCTGTTCAAAGAAATGGAAGCTCTACAACTGTTTCCGGATATAAGGACTTATAATATCTTGTTGGATGGTCTATGCAGTGCTCATCGTATCAGTGAAGCATTTTCTGTGTTGCATACCATGGAAGATAAAGGCATCGTTCCAAACATAGTAATATATAGTATCCTCATGGAGGGATTGTGCAACGACAACAAAGTCAGAGAAGCAAAAGATCTGTTCGACAAGCTTCCATCCAAAGGTTTGCAGCCTGAAGTCATAACATATAATATTCTCATTGGTGCACTTGGTGAAAGAGGGCAGATAAAGGAGGCTAAAGATCTGTTCCATGAGCTTCCATCCAAAGGTTTGCAGCCTGACACCAGAACATATAATATTCTCATTGGTGCACTTTGCAAAGAAGGGCAGATAGAGGAGGCTAAAGATCTGTTCCATGAGCTCCCATCCAAAGGTTTGCAGCCTGACGTCATAACATATAATATTCTCATTGGTGCACTTGGTGAAAGAGGGCAGATAAAGGAGGCTAAAAATCTGTTCCATGAGCTTCCATCCAAAGGTTTGCAGCCTGACACCAGAACATATAATATTCTCATTGGTGCACTTTGCAAAGAAGGGCAGATAGAGGAGGCTAAAGATCTGTTCCATGAGCTCCCATCCAAAGGTTTGCAGCCTGACGTCATAACATATAATATTCTCATTGGTGCACTTGGTGAAAGAGGGCAGATAAAGGAGGCTAAAGATCTGTTACATGAGCTTCCATCCAAAGGTTTGCAGCCTGACGTCATAACATATAATATTCTCATTGGTGCACTTGGTGAAAGTGGGCAGATAAAGGAGGCTAAAAATCTGTTCCATGAGCTTCCATCCAAAGGTTTGCAGCCTGACACCAGAACATATAATATTCTCATTGGTGCACTTTGCAAAGAAGGGCAGATAGAGGAGGCTAAAGATCTGTTCCATGAGCTCCCATCCAAAGGTTTGCAGCCTGACGTCATAACATATAATATTCTCATTGGTGCACTTGGTGAAAGAGGGCAGATAAAGGAGGCTAAAGATCTGTTACATGAGCTTCCATCCAAAGGTTTGCAGCCTGACGTCATAACATATAATATTCTCATTGGTGCACTTGGTGAAAGAGGGCAGATAAAGGAGGCTAAAAATCTGTTCCATGAGCTTCCATCCAAAGGTTTGCAGCCTGACACCAGAACATATAATATTCTCATTGGTGCACTTTGCAAAGAAGGGCAGATAGAGGAGGCTAAAGATCTGTTCCATGAGCTCCCATCCAAAGGTTTGCAGCCTGACGTCATAACATATAATATTCTCATTGGTGCACTTGGTGAAAGAGGGCAGATAAAGGAGGCTAAAGATCTGTTCCATGAGCTTCCATCCAAAG GTTTGCAGCCTGACGTCATAACATATAATATTCTCATTGGTGCACTTGGTGAAAGAGGGCAGATAAAGGAGGCTAAAGATCTGTTCCATGAGCTTCCATCCAAAGGTTTGCAGCCGGACGTCATAACTTATACAATCCTTATCGATGCACTTTGTGAGGAAGGGCAGATAGAGGAGGCTAAGGATTTGATGACGCAAATGGTAAGCAACAGTTGCTTGCCTAATAGTGTAACATACAATGTTTTTGTTCGAGGTCTTCTCAAAATGAACAAGATGCTTGATGCAATGCCAGTGTTGGAAGAGATGGATTCAAGAGGATGCACACTTGACAAAACTGCATATTCGATGTTAATTGAAGCTGTGAAATGGGAAGGTAAAGATAGTGTTCTGTTTAATAAGGTTAAAAAACTCATACCAAAGGACTTCTATTCTAGTTAG